In Geopsychrobacter electrodiphilus DSM 16401, a single window of DNA contains:
- a CDS encoding L,D-transpeptidase family protein — protein sequence MIVTRETTVVGHDRDYITDSSDTLIELARRAGIGFENLVRANPGVDPWNPRAGTRLVLPSAVLLPSGAQIGIIINLAELRLYFFWDEAGVKKVRIYPVGIGREGWASPLGNFEVKTIIDNPEWSPPASLRQEKPELPGIVPPGPDNPLGSYWIGLSAAGVGIHGTNQPLGVGRRVSHGCIRLYPEDIADLVGRVRPGTPVRIVDQPVKQIVHAGILYLEVHLSTENPAGFDFYSGNWNREVIAQTLKLAQGLPVKILPLR from the coding sequence ATGATAGTTACGCGAGAGACGACCGTTGTTGGTCATGATCGTGATTATATTACGGATTCCAGTGATACGCTAATTGAGCTGGCCAGGCGTGCGGGGATCGGGTTTGAAAATTTGGTGAGGGCTAACCCAGGAGTCGATCCCTGGAATCCGCGCGCCGGGACTCGTCTGGTGTTGCCGAGCGCCGTTTTATTGCCGAGCGGGGCGCAAATCGGCATTATTATTAATCTTGCCGAATTGAGACTTTATTTTTTCTGGGATGAGGCTGGGGTAAAAAAAGTCCGGATTTACCCGGTGGGGATCGGCCGGGAAGGATGGGCGTCTCCACTGGGGAATTTTGAGGTGAAGACGATCATCGATAACCCGGAGTGGTCGCCTCCCGCCTCATTGCGGCAGGAAAAGCCTGAGCTGCCGGGGATTGTGCCGCCGGGGCCGGATAACCCATTAGGCAGCTACTGGATCGGGTTGTCTGCAGCGGGGGTGGGCATTCACGGTACAAATCAACCCCTCGGGGTTGGACGTCGCGTCAGTCATGGGTGTATCCGACTCTATCCTGAGGATATCGCTGATTTGGTGGGACGGGTCCGTCCCGGAACCCCGGTCCGAATTGTCGATCAGCCGGTGAAACAGATCGTCCATGCCGGAATTCTTTATCTGGAGGTCCATCTGAGCACTGAAAATCCTGCCGGGTTTGATTTTTATTCGGGTAACTGGAACCGGGAGGTGATTGCTCAGACCCTGAAGCTGGCTCAAGGTCTGCCGGTGAAAATTCTGCCATTAAGGTGA
- a CDS encoding DUF1456 family protein: protein MTNNDILRRLRYVFDFDDSQMIALFGQAGCQVTREQVSDWLKKEEDPAYDKCHDRDLALFLNGLINAKRGKKEGPQAEPETRLTNNIIFMKLKIALNLKAEDVSAVMDLANFHISKHELSAFFRRPGHQHYRECQDQILRNFLKGLQLKYRGHSGENEPQDSNKRPVPS, encoded by the coding sequence ATGACCAATAATGATATTTTGCGCCGCCTCCGTTATGTCTTCGACTTTGATGATTCACAGATGATCGCCCTGTTTGGTCAGGCAGGGTGTCAAGTCACTCGCGAACAGGTCAGTGACTGGCTTAAAAAGGAAGAAGATCCTGCCTATGACAAATGTCATGACCGCGATCTGGCGTTGTTTCTCAACGGGTTGATCAACGCCAAACGGGGTAAAAAAGAGGGCCCTCAAGCGGAGCCAGAGACGCGTTTAACTAACAATATTATTTTTATGAAATTGAAAATCGCCTTAAATCTGAAGGCCGAGGATGTCTCAGCTGTGATGGATCTGGCCAACTTTCACATCAGTAAACACGAATTAAGTGCCTTCTTCAGGCGCCCCGGACATCAACACTACCGTGAATGCCAGGATCAGATTTTACGCAACTTCCTGAAGGGCTTGCAGCTTAAATATCGGGGTCATTCTGGGGAGAACGAGCCACAGGACAGCAACAAGAGACCGGTGCCATCATGA
- a CDS encoding polysaccharide deacetylase family protein, whose protein sequence is MINTLLKIFAPLLCCLLLGFSAPVKADSSALLITHGPRNRPRIALTFDLCQTPKHPSGFDRGVIKVLQQTATPATFFVGGDWLRTHSQEAAELKNPLFVLGNHSWDHPDLRKLDDAAIRTEIERTESLLQQHFGPSPQLFRLPFGYFDARVLQAISTTGVRTIQWDVVSGDPDRNFSAAQLVKTVTKAARNGSIVVMHANGRGWQTAKALPEIIRTLRSRGFKLVSVTTLLN, encoded by the coding sequence ATGATAAACACGTTATTAAAAATATTTGCACCTTTGTTGTGCTGCCTCCTGCTGGGTTTTTCTGCGCCGGTCAAGGCGGATTCTTCTGCGCTGCTGATTACTCACGGCCCGCGCAACCGCCCGCGCATTGCCTTGACCTTTGATCTCTGCCAGACCCCGAAACACCCCTCGGGATTTGACCGCGGCGTGATCAAGGTGCTGCAGCAGACCGCAACACCAGCCACCTTTTTCGTCGGAGGAGATTGGTTGAGAACCCACTCACAGGAGGCGGCCGAACTGAAGAACCCACTGTTCGTTCTGGGCAACCACTCATGGGATCATCCTGACCTGCGCAAACTGGACGATGCCGCTATCCGCACCGAGATTGAACGGACCGAATCTTTGCTGCAGCAACATTTCGGACCATCACCTCAGCTGTTTCGCCTGCCATTCGGTTACTTTGATGCGCGCGTGCTGCAAGCGATCTCCACCACCGGGGTACGGACCATCCAGTGGGACGTGGTGAGTGGCGATCCTGACCGCAATTTTTCGGCCGCGCAGCTTGTTAAAACTGTGACCAAAGCGGCTCGCAACGGGTCAATCGTCGTCATGCACGCCAACGGACGTGGCTGGCAAACCGCCAAGGCCCTGCCCGAAATCATTCGCACCCTGCGCAGTCGAGGGTTCAAACTGGTGAGTGTAACGACCCTGCTCAATTGA
- a CDS encoding DNA-3-methyladenine glycosylase I translates to MSSYCEMAPGHQWHGPYHENEYGFPLGADHLLFERLVLEINQAGLSWLTILKKKDNFRSAFEGFDINRIAGYGETERQRLLADAGIIRNRLKIDAAIENARRLVKIRHEFGSFGSWLEFHHPLPKPEWVKLFKWTFCFTGGEITGEFLMSTGYLPGAHQQSCPVYDKILRLDPPWAQAPADDI, encoded by the coding sequence ATGAGCAGTTATTGCGAAATGGCACCGGGCCATCAGTGGCACGGACCTTACCATGAGAATGAATATGGTTTCCCGCTGGGCGCCGATCATCTCTTGTTTGAACGACTTGTGCTCGAAATTAATCAGGCAGGACTGTCATGGCTGACGATTCTAAAGAAGAAGGATAACTTTCGCAGCGCATTTGAGGGTTTCGACATCAACCGGATCGCCGGCTACGGAGAAACAGAACGGCAGCGACTGCTGGCCGATGCCGGGATTATCCGTAACCGCCTCAAGATTGATGCCGCCATCGAAAATGCTCGCAGACTGGTTAAGATCCGTCATGAGTTCGGCAGTTTCGGCTCCTGGCTAGAGTTCCATCATCCTCTTCCCAAGCCAGAATGGGTTAAGCTCTTCAAATGGACATTTTGCTTCACTGGCGGCGAAATTACCGGTGAATTTTTGATGAGCACCGGCTACCTACCTGGCGCTCATCAGCAGAGTTGTCCTGTCTATGACAAGATCCTCCGCTTAGATCCACCCTGGGCGCAGGCACCTGCAGATGACATTTGA
- a CDS encoding LEA type 2 family protein — protein sequence MRQSIRSAIYLILLFLATGCAALTPGLESPQVSLTSFRLLPSQSMAPRFEIGLHVINPNLIPLPLKGVVYQISIEGHKLLTGVTNDLPTIQGYGEGDILLQATTDLLNGLRLLSTLMSEPRDRLHYEFEAKLDLGQLLPSMHIREKGEIPLQQPAARQAPTN from the coding sequence ATGCGTCAATCAATTCGTTCGGCGATCTATCTGATCCTCCTGTTCTTGGCAACGGGTTGCGCAGCACTGACACCAGGCCTTGAATCACCACAGGTCAGTCTGACTTCCTTCCGCCTGCTGCCCTCTCAAAGCATGGCGCCACGCTTTGAAATCGGGCTGCACGTGATCAACCCGAATCTCATCCCCCTCCCCCTGAAAGGGGTTGTTTATCAGATAAGTATTGAGGGTCATAAATTGTTGACCGGAGTCACAAATGACCTCCCGACTATTCAAGGTTACGGGGAAGGAGACATTCTGCTGCAGGCGACAACAGATCTGTTGAACGGACTGCGTCTGTTGAGCACATTGATGTCCGAGCCTCGGGACCGCCTCCACTATGAGTTTGAAGCTAAACTCGATCTCGGACAGCTCCTCCCGAGTATGCACATCCGGGAGAAAGGCGAGATCCCCTTACAGCAACCCGCGGCACGCCAGGCCCCCACTAATTAG
- a CDS encoding GspE/PulE family protein, whose amino-acid sequence MKQPLIVKFLSGRQEEVNLLSPFRPQDDRIHVELNRNQEGISIPLDELCYVMVLDKKNWRLPNQQDELAEQIETTTGETFDIRVPDNQQYTNGFYAFPVDPKASYRSIFFTLNGIRQRLEKRPLTDILEENGWLESSRVEEVLNEQDQLRSKKVGEIIAENSALNQGEIEQLAKMSSATAQEQKIRIGDLLVQAKLVTNEQVQKALEDQKSDRKKRVGELLLEKGLVTEEQLLKALSTKFRIPVTDLNNVDPDLESLAVVTRNLAVQFKIMPLKLKHGRLTIATSDPTDPTIGDNLRFFTNKAIDFVAAPASQIRAAIDKYYGSNEEHIAEIIGDLSEELVGIVEETDEFVDSAASETDSQIISLVNRILLDAFSKGASDIHFEPGPANHPLQIRYRIDGACNIAHQVSATYKKAMISRIKIMAKLDIAERRKPQSGKIAMRSDRRKIEFRVETTPTAGGQEDAVLRILSSSEPLKITELGFTDKNREMFIEMLSKPYGIILCVGPTGSGKTTTLHSALGHINTPDRKIWTAEDPIEITQPGLRQVQIHPKIGFTFEQALRSFLRSDPDVIMVGEMRDTETAKTAIDASLTGHLVLSTLHTNSAVETAVRLIEMGMDPFNFANALIGILAQRLARSLCHNCREAYQPSPEEFEQLKHTYGETLYQQHKMPNRREKITMYRKIGCDLCGQAGYRGRVPIHELLPATEIVRHTIKAGKNMEDLQKIAVENGMRTLMMDGVSKILSGHTDLQQILRVCM is encoded by the coding sequence ATGAAACAACCGTTGATTGTGAAATTCTTATCGGGCCGCCAGGAAGAAGTTAACCTTCTAAGTCCCTTTCGTCCGCAAGACGACAGAATCCACGTTGAATTAAACCGCAACCAGGAAGGAATTTCCATCCCTCTGGATGAACTCTGCTACGTCATGGTTCTCGACAAGAAAAATTGGCGACTTCCTAATCAACAGGACGAGCTTGCGGAACAGATAGAAACCACCACCGGGGAAACCTTTGACATCAGGGTTCCTGACAATCAGCAATACACCAATGGGTTTTATGCTTTCCCTGTCGATCCGAAGGCTTCATATCGCAGCATTTTCTTTACCTTGAATGGTATCCGCCAAAGACTTGAAAAAAGGCCTCTGACAGACATATTAGAAGAGAACGGCTGGCTTGAGAGCAGTCGGGTTGAAGAGGTCCTCAACGAGCAGGATCAACTGCGCAGTAAAAAGGTCGGCGAAATAATCGCAGAGAATTCGGCCCTCAACCAGGGAGAAATCGAACAACTGGCGAAAATGTCCTCAGCCACCGCACAAGAACAAAAAATTCGGATCGGCGATCTGCTGGTTCAAGCCAAACTGGTCACCAATGAACAGGTCCAAAAAGCCCTTGAAGACCAAAAATCGGACAGAAAGAAACGCGTAGGCGAACTGCTGCTGGAAAAAGGATTGGTTACTGAAGAGCAACTCCTGAAAGCGTTGTCAACAAAGTTTCGTATCCCGGTTACCGACCTCAATAACGTTGATCCTGACCTTGAATCTCTGGCGGTTGTGACACGGAATCTGGCCGTGCAGTTCAAAATCATGCCTTTGAAGCTGAAACATGGCCGATTGACGATCGCGACCTCTGATCCGACAGACCCGACTATTGGTGATAACCTGCGCTTTTTCACCAATAAAGCGATCGATTTCGTCGCAGCGCCTGCCTCTCAAATACGCGCGGCGATAGATAAATATTATGGCAGCAATGAAGAGCACATTGCCGAGATTATTGGCGATCTTTCCGAAGAACTGGTCGGCATTGTTGAGGAGACTGACGAGTTTGTCGATTCCGCCGCCAGCGAAACTGATTCGCAGATCATATCTCTGGTCAATCGAATTCTTCTCGATGCCTTCAGTAAAGGGGCCTCCGACATCCATTTTGAACCAGGTCCGGCGAACCATCCCCTTCAAATCAGATACCGGATTGACGGGGCCTGCAATATCGCGCACCAGGTTTCAGCCACCTATAAAAAGGCAATGATCTCCCGGATTAAAATTATGGCCAAACTGGACATTGCCGAGCGGCGAAAACCTCAAAGCGGGAAAATTGCCATGCGCTCGGATCGCCGCAAGATAGAGTTCCGCGTGGAAACGACTCCGACTGCCGGCGGACAGGAAGATGCGGTCCTCAGAATCCTGTCATCTTCCGAACCACTTAAAATTACCGAACTGGGGTTCACTGATAAAAACCGTGAAATGTTTATTGAGATGCTCTCCAAGCCGTACGGCATCATCCTTTGTGTCGGACCAACCGGATCAGGGAAGACAACCACCCTCCACTCGGCGCTCGGGCACATCAATACCCCGGACAGAAAAATCTGGACTGCTGAGGATCCGATCGAAATTACTCAACCGGGTCTGCGCCAGGTTCAGATCCACCCTAAAATCGGCTTTACCTTTGAGCAGGCTTTGCGCTCCTTTTTACGCTCTGACCCCGACGTCATTATGGTTGGCGAGATGCGCGACACTGAAACCGCCAAAACGGCCATTGATGCCTCTCTGACCGGGCATTTGGTTTTAAGCACCCTGCACACCAACAGTGCTGTCGAGACCGCGGTGCGCTTGATTGAGATGGGAATGGACCCCTTTAACTTTGCAAATGCACTTATCGGCATCCTGGCTCAAAGGCTTGCGCGGAGCTTATGTCACAACTGTCGAGAAGCTTATCAACCATCTCCCGAGGAATTCGAGCAACTGAAGCATACCTACGGAGAAACCCTTTACCAACAGCATAAGATGCCCAACAGGCGTGAAAAAATCACCATGTACCGAAAAATCGGCTGTGACCTGTGTGGCCAGGCCGGCTACAGAGGTCGGGTTCCTATTCATGAGTTGCTCCCTGCGACTGAAATTGTGCGTCACACGATCAAGGCAGGAAAGAACATGGAGGACCTGCAAAAAATTGCCGTAGAAAACGGGATGCGAACCCTGATGATGGATGGCGTCAGCAAGATTCTTTCCGGTCACACGGACTTACAGCAAATTTTACGCGTGTGCATGTAG